The genomic region AAGCTGCCCTCGGGCGAGCAGGTGCTGCTGCCGGATGCCTCCGCCCCCGCGGAGCTGGCCGAGGCGGCGCGGACGGCGCTGCGCGAGGATCGCAGCCTCACCATCAGCCTGTCCGACGGGGAGTGGTTCCTGCAGGCGTACAACCCGCCGGTGCGGCTGATCCTGGTGGGGGCGGTGCATATCGCGCAGGCACTGGTGCCGATGGCGGCCCAGCTTGGGCTTGCCGTGGTGGTGGTGGACCCGCGCCGGGCCTTCGCCACCGAAGAGCGCTTCCCCGAGGTGACCATCCGTACCGACTGGCCGGACGAGGCGATGGAGGCGCTGGCGCCGGATTCGCGCACCGCGGTGGTGACGCTGACCCACGACCCGAAGCTCGATGATCCGGCCCTCGACCGGGCGCTGCGCAGCGAGGCGTTCTATATTGGTGCACTCGGCAGCCGGAAGACACATGCGGCCCGGCTGGAGCGGCTGCGTGCGCTCGGCCATGACGAGGCGGCGCTGGCGCGCATCCACGGACCGGTGGGGCTGTTCATCGAGGCAGTGACGGCGCCGGAAATCGCGCTGGCGATCCTGGCGGAATTCGTGGCGGTGCGGCGCGGGGCGAAGCTGGCCGTCCGGCAGGCGGCGAAGGCGGCGTGACCCCGCAGCCAGTGCCTGCCGCAGCCGTGTCCCTCCGGTCGC from Rhodovastum atsumiense harbors:
- a CDS encoding XdhC family protein, translated to MTPETLAALTAARAAKRPVVLATKLPSGEQVLLPDASAPAELAEAARTALREDRSLTISLSDGEWFLQAYNPPVRLILVGAVHIAQALVPMAAQLGLAVVVVDPRRAFATEERFPEVTIRTDWPDEAMEALAPDSRTAVVTLTHDPKLDDPALDRALRSEAFYIGALGSRKTHAARLERLRALGHDEAALARIHGPVGLFIEAVTAPEIALAILAEFVAVRRGAKLAVRQAAKAA